In a single window of the Trypanosoma brucei brucei TREU927 chromosome 6, complete sequence genome:
- a CDS encoding ubiquitin-protein ligase, putative, whose protein sequence is MCCCFFPFTNYPTFHRCAGAIGWTVPLVSFAVIYVILFNVPIFKLFSPCFPPSEAHSDFFFKYLFSWLKMHGNFVFTGKSRPNRLTLSNDRQPSKNVILNNARAQREQRQKEKRECQAATCIQRNTRGLLARMALAELARAALKEIKETQDAAADGGTSPEADEPLERLCWLYEFVRRGVVGLLVCSVQLRECSQILLNRLSAVLRGGALEEQLLGFPHAIMLLMKLTLEAYLTPSCDEEAVVERSREHLQPLASLFAAAKKLGNGADILICALDLVIRHNATPDEEIISALYGLYATLSPAAAASSVQSTASRTLLAYAVGSTSNVSYYLSPTTCALSVLLGTVRRDCYPRVSEETNAIFLEAIVDVTLKILESTASSPPLQILGKLVRVLPYFHHGADEDAQKQVLRRKWLICLSRATLLCSSEDELIRETLSDFHHSHTAAHQEHAAHKHLSTYLFSTGYGLRLLEEGLRTSLSAHSTDSFSDVNLLCCVFIWPLYKFATASARQRLEATTIISKFVYSSGLLRCLWDVYRNCHSSTFESTAGMSAAELLECVATGKLLDLPSPVAPPTELLSKLSLPRSTHGLFYDPYPAVSVTLFCLMSYFVDATGFLEGLDRCAVIDRADTLKLIFALKGILYQSFFHGVLPYSKCEVVAQGALTLFLKLHVVGEAQSFVPHPSVWIICHDHLLLKTFKSIECGTWSAIVSNEDDEDCTEDDNEEREDGHWAPSLREGNHESYVSLPWWNGSLSWPQEERCIHVLQRIPFTVPFGARVTLLTSFLSSHVERSRPTTWGHFVVRRGCTFADAFDRFADNPGSSDMYYVRFRAANDLMEEGYGDGVYREFLLSLCKEGFAAEHGLFCLTDAGYVYPNPFSWEVTGDRDHLKRIKFLGAMVGRGLRDGVLQDIPFALHFRNAILGRSNSINNLRSFDSQLYRHLVSLMSLSEEEIENLELNFTYTVEALDRVHEVELLHGGRNIAVTRRNCLNYIHLIADFRLNRETAKQTRAFRSGLESIVHRSWLRLFDSNEVMKLFGGDVECNIDVEDWKQHTQYHVPDDATSKPVQVFWEVVQSLPLEQQRKLLKFSTSMNRPPLLGFKFLNPPFKIHVLWNEAEERLPSASTCFCTLKLPPYQTFGVAQQKITAAIEETDDFGLS, encoded by the coding sequence atgtgttgttgttttttccctttcactaATTACCCGACTTTTCACCGTTGTGCAGGGGCTATAGGGTGGACAGTTCCGCTGGTTAGTTTTGCTGTTATATATGTGATACTTTTTAACGTACCTATTTTTAAACTTTTCTCCCCCTGCTTTCCTCCCTCCGAAGCGCatagtgattttttttttaaatatctcTTCTCGTGGTTGAAAATGCATGGAAATTTTGTATTTACCGGCAAAAGCCGGCCCAACCGGCTCACCCTCTCTAACGATCGTCAACCCTCAAAAAACGTTATTTTGAACAATGCTCGCGCCCAGCGTGAGCAGCggcagaaagaaaagagggagtgtCAGGCGGCGACGTGCATCCAGAGAAACACACGAGGGTTATTGGCACGCATGGCTCTTGCTGAACTGGCGCGTGCTGCACTAAAGGAAATTAAAGAGACACAGGATGcagctgctgatggtggtaCCTCTCCCGAAGCGGATGAACCGTTAGAACGCCTTTGTTGGCTGTACGAGTTTGTTCGTCGTGGAGTAGTTGGTTTGTTGGTTTGTAGCGTACAGTTACGCGAATGCTCACAAATTTTATTGAATCGGTTGAGTGCTGTTTTGCGTGGTGGTGCCTTGGAGGAGCAACTGTTAGGTTTCCCCCACGCAATTATGCTGTTAATGAAGTTGACACTGGAAGCATACTTAACACCTTCCTGTGATGAGGAAGCCGTAGTAGAACGAAGTAGGGAGCATTTGCAGCCACTAGCATCACTGTTTGCTGCTGCGAAGAAACTGGGTAACGGAGCCGACATACTTATCTGTGCACTTGATCTTGTCATTCGACACAATGCAACTCCCGATGAGGAAATTATTTCTGCACTGTATGGTTTGTATGCTACTCTGTCACCCGCTGCAGCTGCGAGTAGCGTGCAATCTACTGCTAGTCGTACGTTGCTAGCTTACGCCGTAGGCTCGACTTCCAATGTTTCTTATTATCTTTCCCCTACAACGTGTGCGCTGAGTGTTCTGTTAGGCACCGTGCGCAGGGATTGTTACCCACGGGTGAGTGAGGAAACGAACGCGATATTCTTGGAGGCCATTGTGGACGTTACCCTGAAAATTTTAGAATCAACGGCGAGCTCGCCGCCGTTGCAGATTCTTGGGAAATTGGTGAGAGTCCTACCGTACTTCCACCACGGTGCTGATGAAGATGCACAGAAGCAAGTTTTACGGCGGAAATGGCTCATTTGTCTTTCACGCGCGACTCTCCTATGCAGCTCCGAGGATGAACTTATTCGAGAGACGTTATCAGATTTTCACCATTCGCACACCGCCGCGCATCAGGAACATGCGGCCCACAAACACCTGTCAACATACCTATTTAGTACGGGGTATGGCCTCCGTTTGCTTGAGGAGGGTCTGCGAACGAGTCTCTCGGCACatagcacggattctttctCCGACGTTAACCTTCTGTGTTGCGTGTTTATTTGGCCTCTCTACAAATTTGCCACTGCCTCTGCGCGCCAACGACTTGAGGCAACCACCATCATTTCAAAGTTTGTTTATTCTTCAGGCCTTTTGCGGTGTCTGTGGGATGTGTACCGAAATTGTCACAGCAGCACCTTCGAAAGCACAGCTGGAATGAGCGCAGCGGAGCTGTTGGAGTGCGTGGCCACTGGGAAGCTGCTTGACCTTCCTTCACCCGTTGCCCCACCCACAGAACTGCTCAGCAAGTTGTCGCTGCCTCGTTCCACGCACGGCCTGTTTTACGATCCATACCCCGCTGTGTCGGTAACACTTTTTTGTCTGATGAGTTACTTTGTTGACGCAACAGGTTTCTTGGAAGGACTTGATCGCTGCGCGGTGATTGATCGTGCTGACACTCTGAAGCTTATTTTTGCACTCAAGGGGATTTTGTATCAGTCGTTCTTCCACGGTGTGTTGCCGTACAGCAAATGTGAAGTGGTGGCGCAGGGGGCCCTCACATTGTTTTTAAAGCTGCATGTCGTAGGTGAGGCTCAATCGTTTGTTCCGCACCCGTCGGTTTGGATAATTTGCCACGATCACCTACTTCTAAAGACGTTTAAAAGTATTGAGTGTGGCACATGGTCCGCTATTGTGTCAAatgaagatgatgaggatTGTACCGAGGATGACAATGAAGAGCGGGAAGATGGACATTGGGCACCAAGTTTGCGTGAAGGGAACCATGAGTCGTACGTTTCCCTTCCATGGTGGAACGGGAGTCTTTCGTGGCCACAGGAGGAACGTTGCATTCATGTTTTGCAGCGTATCCCCTTTACCGTTCCATTCGGAGCACGTGTCACCTTGTTAACATCCTTTCTCTCTAGCCACGTGGAACGCAGCCGTCCCACCACGTGGGGACACTTTGTGGTGCGTCGCGGTTGCACTTTTGCCGACGCTTTTGACCGCTTTGCTGATAACCCCGGTAGTAGTGATATGTATTATGTCCGTTTCCGTGCGGCAAATGATTTGATGGAAGAGGGTTACGGCGACGGCGTCTACCGCGAATTTCTACTGTCCCTCTGCAAGGAGGGTTTTGCGGCGGAGCATGGGCTCTTTTGCTTGACGGATGCTGGATACGTTTATCCAAATCCTTTCAGCTGGGAGGTGACTGGTGATCGGGATCATCTCAAGCGTATCAAGTTTCTTGGTGCTATGGTAGGCCGAGGATTGCGTGATGGTGTTTTGCAAGATATTCCATTTGCTCTACATTTCCGTAATGCTATTCTGGGGCGCAGCAACTCCATCAATAACCTAAGGAGCTTTGATAGTCAACTTTACCGTCACCTTGTTTCTCTTATGAGTTTGAGCGAGGAAGAAATTGAAAACCTTGAGCTCAACTTCACGTACACCGTGGAGGCCCTTGATCGGGTGCACGAAGTGGAGCTTCTACACGGTGGTCGCAACATTGCTGTCACTCGCCGCAACTGTTTGAATTATATTCACTTGATTGCAGACTTCAGACTTAATCGTGAAACAGCCAAGCAAACACGGGCATTTCGGAGTGGTCTGGAAAGTATCGTCCACCGAAGTTGGTTACGACTCTTTGATAGTAATGAGGTCATGAAGTTGTTCGGTGGTGATGTAGAGTGTAACATTGATGTGGAAGATTGGAAACAGCACACTCAATACCACGTTCCTGACGACGCCACTAGCAAACCCGTACAAGTGTTCTGGGAGGTAGTGCAGTCTCTGCCGTTGGAACAGCAGAGGAAGCTTCTAAAGTTTTCCACTTCAATGAACCGCCCTCCGCTGCTTGGTTTCAAATTTCTCAACCCACCTTTCAAAATTCATGTCCTGTGGAATGAGGCAGAAGAGCGATTGCCATCTGCATCAACGTGTTTCTGCACTCTAAAGCTTCCACCGTACCAGACGTTCGGGGTAGCGCAGCAAAAGATAACAGCTGCAATTGAAGA